Within the Scleropages formosus chromosome 8, fSclFor1.1, whole genome shotgun sequence genome, the region ATAGATTACAAACTCACACCTTTGTTCTGTCTGTACCACAGTTGTACTGTGAAGTATTTGTTTATCCAGTATCGGtccacacattttcaaaaggaTGATACCTGCAAATTCTTTTGTTGAGTGTTTAGAAGAGACAGTTCATGTAGTGAAACAAGAACATGTGAATACGAAGCATGCAGTACAGGTGTCAGTGAACCGTTAATGTAAATTAGCTTAGTCAACAAGATACATATAGATTACGTGCAAAGTTGAGTATCAACCTGTACTAGGAGCCAGTTTCTGGAGAATTTTTTGGCAACTTTCTTGTATGAAGAACTCTTAGTTTTTTCTTGCAAAGGGTGATGTAACACTCCATTCCCATAGTCTAAAAAGACTTAGTGAGAGGTGTAACCACTCATTTTCAGAAAATCCCTTTTATTGTCTCAATCTCTTTTTTGCAGAAGTCCATCTTCAGCACAGTCTCTCCTGTGGCTGCAGCTACAGTAGCGCCGATCTTGGCTACCAACACAGCGCCTTGTACCAGCGCAACTGGTATGACCTTTTCTCTAGAGCTCGATAGCACAAACTGGGTCCTAATAATTGCTACCTATTTTGGATAATTAACTGTAGAATGAACCTAAAGTCTCACGTCTTAATTTAAATGTAGCACAAATATAATAGTGTATGTGGTACAGTCAAAATGTTGTAAGACTGGCCCCTGTGTGAGGTCACTGTGATTGTAAACCATCGGTGCAGGTGTGCTCCATGTAATGATGTAACAGCAGTCATGAACCACTGAGACATCACGTGGCAGCCTGTCGTAAACTTTGATTGTGCTGCGGTGAGTTTGtaaaagattttgaaaaagCATCCTCTTCCTGTCACAGGTTCTGTGACTCACACCCAGATGAGTGCCAGTACTGCTGTCACCATGACGATGTCATCTCATTCCTCTCATGCTGCCACTGTGACCAGCTCTGCCATTCCAGTGGGTAAGTGTTTCTGAACAGTCCAGGATTTTCAATTCTGGATGACAGGGTTTGACCCAAGTCTTCATGGGATCAGACTGTTCCCACGTTGTATTGCAGGGCTGGTTTAGAAGAGCTCAGGAGTGCCTtgttaaataaacatgtaaaaaggGAGTGGTCTGAGATAAAAACAAGGTGGTGATTActtttgtcaaatgtttttaCCTCCCACACTTTGTAATACTCATGTTCTTGGTAGCAAAAGTGGTTCCTCAGCCCATTGCCCACACCTCGCCACGCATCCAGCCAGATTACCCTGGCGAGAGGGGCAACCTCATCCCTATCTCTAGCCATCGCTCTTCTCCAAATTCCGTCACTATGGAAGCCAGAAGTGACAACAGGTGAGTTCAGACTTTCTCAAGCAATGTAGTGGGTTCTTAGCAgtaattttctttgaattttgttCCCATatcatttctctttttaacatttttctcaaaatgtgtagcatatgtgacaaaaaaaagaacacttttaTCTTAGTATATCAACAGAAAATACCTAGCTTTAATATGGAATTAGTATAAAAACAGGACTATAATGCAGGACTCCTACTGTGAATCATCTTCTAACCATGTTTTACCACCACTGTCAGGCAATCTGTGCCAGTGCAGTTCCAGTATTTCTTGCCAACTTACCCTCCATCTCCGTACCCACTGACACACACGTACACCCCCATTACCAGCTCGGTTTCCACCATTCGCCAGTATCCAGGTAGGGAAACTGGGACCTGTATGCCCACATTTTTGTCACCCAGAactggtgctgctgctcttttttttttttttttttttttaaaaaaacggGCTTTTTTGTGGTTTCATTCAGTAACCCCTCAGGCTCCCAGTTCAGCTCTACCAGCTCAGGCTGGTGTTGGTGTGGCATCCACAGTCCACCTGAACCCCATGCAGCTGATGACCGTCGACCGGATTGGCTTGCAGTCTACTCAGATCAGCACACAGGGCATTCAGCCTGCACCCATTGGAGCCCAGAGTATTCAGCCAGCGCCACTTGGTGCACAAGGGCTGCACACGCCAGCACCAGGAAGCACACAGGGCATTCAGCAGGCACCAGTCAGCTCTCAGCAGCCGCCACAGATGGATGCAAAGGCCTCGGGTAATTTGAAACTTTTAAATATCAAGTATCTTACCTCTGATCTTATTTTGGGATGTTATCAGTGAAGTGGAAGAAAAAACTTCAAGATGGTTTAGATCCTGGATGAACAATACGATTTTGAGTCCAGCTATAGAAGTGGTGAACAAAGCATGAAGTTTAGTTGCTGATAGTCTTTGTTGGTCTGATTTAATAATACGAGTATGTATACTTTTTTCCCTACCTACTGAAGGTCAGTATCAGTCTGTCCTCTGCTCCCTGCATATTtactctcttcttttttccacacTGAATATTTCCAAAACGTCTTGTACAAAACGatgcaaaacagttttttctgtagtattttaccttatttttataataattgaTCACATCTTTGAATTTCATGGGACAATTTACAAATGTGTTGTGAAGCCAGCAGCTGAGTCTCAAATAGGAGACATGGCACTCGTGAATTTATTGGTTAGAGCAGCGACTTTTGTGGAAGTTTTTCCTCACCACATTGACACGTCTTAACACTGCGGGGTAAGGTGAATGTTTACGCTAGCAATTGAGGTTagacaaacaaaaggaaaatggtATAATACACATGTGAGGGTAACTTTTTGACACACACCATAAATGGCTGCTGTTACCCTTTTAATAGTCAACATTGTTTCCAAGCAAGGGTGACTTGCGCTGTCTTTTACAGCGGTAGTTCTGGCTGAGGGCTCCACTCTGGTTGCCAGCTCCATCGGCAACACATTCAGTGCCTCACAGACCGCTGCCACTGTAGGGCAAACGCACCCCCTAAGCAACAGTGGCAGCGCAACCACCGTAGTGTCTTCACCACGACCCAGCATCCTCCGCAAGAAACCCACAAGTGAGGGGTGAGTGCATCATAAAGGGCCAAGTCCAGCAGAATATGAATTAGTTGCAGCCTTGCGAGTTTCGGGAGGTCTTTTATACTAATTGACTCAATGCCATCTTATGACAGTGACGCATGGTTCAGcttcgtttttgttttttccactctTCCATCATTAGGCCTACAGTAAGGAAAAACCTCATCCTTTCCCAGTCCAGCGAGTCCACAAGCCCTAGAGTGGATAGTATTGTAAGAAGTGCTTCAGGATCCCCACGGccagcagggtaagtaccgcTCCAAGATTTtccataaatattaatgttctgatcttcagcttttcacttttttggtctttattttgccttttctttGCGTTACATGATTGCATGAAATGTATAGAGTTTTAGTTTGTGTCATTTATTCTCTTTGAAAAAAGGTAATGGCGGTTCCAGTTGTATGCAAAAGTTTGCATGTCTTGGGTCGgattgtgtgttttatataatCCCTAAGTGAAAAGAAGTTAAGCCCACATTGCTGTGTACAAATTTATCTTtattcattaatacatttttatggcCTCAACTTAATCCCTGTTGTCCCGTAGGTGCCCTTTGGCAACACACATATTTCctaattcaaatgaaaaatttttgtaaaatacatcAGTATTTCTGCAATTCGTGCAATGTCAAGCTTGTGTAACGTCTTAGTCTAAAGGGTTGGTTGACTCTTTGGGCTTTGATTAAGCCAAGGGAAGATGATTGCACAGTTGAATACAATCTCGAACCCATCCAAACTCTGTTGTTGTGCCTGCTCTCAACATGAGTGCCTCAGTGTTGCTGGCAGAGGACTTTAAGGAAATATAGTGTCACAAAGCGAGAAGTTCTAAAAGATTGTTGGTAAtgttaaaataactaaaaataaaagaatcaaATACATTAATAGCTAGATAAGAATAATGGAAAGGGTCTGAAAAGCATTTAATATATTGGTTCATGTTGACAACTTTTCCAGTAGTTCTGCATAGCACTTTTTCAGTCTAAATTTGTCCTTTTTTagtttcagctttttttcaaagcagaatTGAAAAAGGAAGTGCAAAACTGACATGCATTGATGAATCATTGGAGGAACTGTAATGCTTTCAGGGTGAAGCCAAAAGCAGACATCCATGGGGCCTTAACTACTGCTTCTGAATCCGAGCCCAGCCAAGCCCAGGAGCTACAGCCTTCTGCGTCTCAGGCGGTCTCCACTCTGCTCACCACGGCTGTGCCCGTTGCTGTGCTTCCAGCCCTCCCCTCAGCCACAGCTGTCAACCCTCCCACTCCGGTGTCCACGGCCAACGTGGATCTGCCTGCTGAGCCTTTGGCCAGTAGCACAGTGTCCTGCGCCATCAGGACCTTCCCCTCAGATATTAatgtgaaacaggaaacagaaCCTGTCACCGCCTTACTTCCAGGtaaacatttgctttatttcagaCTTTGAGAACTACGGgggaggtacttaccctaacttctccagtgaaaaaataaccatctgcataaatgggtaaatctgacAATTTTTTCAGTAGATCTTTTCCTGGAGCTCACTaggtaggtagcttaacataagtcactttgggcagaagcgtccgctaaatgaatgaatgtgacagTGAGAAGACCCTGAGTTTTTATTAGTTTTGGATCttgttgtctttttatttttgaaatatgtaGCTATTatgacatttttgcattttgctaAAGTAAGGTCTTAGTTGAGAGAAGTAAAAAGCACCTTTCTCTGGTTATAATCCAGTAAGATCAGTTGCTGTTTTTACTCTGCAGTGACCTCTGTCACACCTACAGCCTCCACTGTCTTCAACCCCTCTGGTGGTTCGCTTTGTGCTGCAACAGGGGATGCGATCCAAGGAGCTTCACCCAGGAAGAAGCCCCGCAAGCAGCAGCATGTTATATCCACCGAGGAGAGCGAGATGATGGAAGCTGACAGCACTGATGAGGAGAAGGCTCCAGTGAAACCTCTCTGCAGCAGAGCTGAGAAGCGAAAGTCCCCACCCAAAGAGTATTACGGTGAGCAATGACCGTTAAACCTGAGCCATGTCACAGTTGACCAAGGGACACAGTCATCATTGTGAAAAGTTTCAAGAGCTGTCCGCAAAAAATCACAGTACATTTTCAATCTTAAATGTCTAggttgaaaaattattttattgtataataTGACACAACATTGTTGTCTTTAGCCTGTTCCAGGGCATGTTGTATATGTCTCACTGTAACTACATTAACTTGTGATAAATTAGTTTAATAGTATTTATGGTAGGTATATATCAATGTTCAATTTTAAGTGCAGGCCGTGTCTTGGACACCactgctgtgtatgtgtgtgtgtgtctatatataagCTTACCTTCCAGTCTaccctgcatttttttctgcattactaGTGTTATGTCACTGCCATATGTTGTTGTCTCCATGGTGGGAAATTCAGATGAAGAGGGAGTTCGCTATGTGCCAGTGCGCCCACGCCCCCCAGTCACTCTGCTCCGACACTACCGCAACCCCTGGAAGGCTGCATACCATCACTTTCAGAGATACGGTGACGTCAGGGTCAAAGGCAAGTCTGGCATTTCCAAGAGAATTGTtgcctttgcagttttcatttttaaaataaatatttaattcatcAATTACTACGTCTTGACCACTGAATAAAATCAGTGCAGTTGTCCCTGTTACGTTTTAAATCTCCAGAGGAGAAGAAAGGCACGCTCCAGGACATGGCTAACCAAAGAGGGGTGGTGTGCAGGGCTCAGGGCTGGAAGATTCACCTGTgtgctgcacagctgctgcagctggtgaGTACAGCCACTAAGTGGTCGTGTTTCTGAGGGCTTCACTTTACCTGACTGAGAACACAGGTTTCTTTGTCAACTTGTATTGCTTTTGCAATCTGAAGTCCAACAGAGCTGCACGTGTGCAGATTTTTATTCAAACACACCTTTTAGTTGTTGGTTTGACGGTACTTCTTTATGACCTAAGCTCTTGCTCCCAATGTAAATCGATGGACTATTTGAAGGGAACTCAGACTGGAGCTCACCAGCCCTGATCTATCACTTTTTCAGTCACACGTGCCACATACAGCAGTTCTAGATCAGTTGTAAAGATACAGTGATTTTAATACGGCTGTTTTTTCAGAGGAGCCTAGAGCACGATGTGTACAGTCGACTTACCAGCCTGCAGGAGGGCCTTATTCCAAAGAagagagcaggagctgacgATGACCTTCATAACATCAGCGAGCTCATACAAGTGAGTTGAGCCTTGTGGTGTGTCACTTTGGTTGACATTGGACAAATTTAATCGAATTACTGTATGTCTCTTTCTACCATAATGACCCAGATTCCATTTTTCAGTCAGACATTAGTATTCAGTAAGTTTGGTATGCATATAGTATATTAGCACTATAATAATGTATACAAAACACATGGTGGTAAATTCAAAAGATCAAAATTAACAGTGAGGTTACTTGTAAGCACAAACCGTGTTGCACTAAAGAACTGACGTGCTTTGTTTTCACGTCGTGTAACTTCATTATTTAGAATGTTGTCAAGTAGTGGTCTCTGATGTTGAATAAAGCTGAGTTCTAGAAAGTCAAATACAGGAAATTGCTAACCAAAAATATAGTGAGGAAtatagaactttttttttttaattttaaatttcattcttCTATTATGATGCCTTGGCATGCATTTATGGAAGAGCCTTTTAGTTATCTAAGCTGGCTAGCTACCTTTTCCATATTTTGTACTTTAACAATATTTGACAGTGCATTAGATGTTCTTTGGGGTGTATATTTCTCTGCAAATGATCCTTCTGTTAAATGTGAATTCATTATGGCAAGCACACATCTAACTGTGGTAA harbors:
- the LOC108937142 gene encoding histone deacetylase complex subunit SAP130-like isoform X1 — its product is MSGQQFPRTGGLSPGQTKLPADNTAQVPGPQPSTAGTNEGSCDSDRSPQDPVALSGAGSVQVREEKQDAVVVRPYPQVQAQAHGQPLSVSQHLPLQPGSPIAVSSTSAHISQGVPLTLTETSVKFPSASKIPMASRLIAPAPASSQGLLTVSPKVPGHVTVESNVPSAPAIPVAAVCGQQGHHLMAANVQIIRSSTPALQMGSTTPPPHTFPSHLPRGAAAAAVMSSSKGPTVLRPASGPSTGANQPAVQHILHQPLQCRPANTTTSPTVLPTVVGPVSATRAPSPVITTAATHSLESVHGRSGLAVHPPPANVSVQRPPVSRDSNTRITLPSHPAVGVQKSQHSMAQKSIFSTVSPVAAATVAPILATNTAPCTSATGSVTHTQMSASTAVTMTMSSHSSHAATVTSSAIPVAKVVPQPIAHTSPRIQPDYPGERGNLIPISSHRSSPNSVTMEARSDNRQSVPVQFQYFLPTYPPSPYPLTHTYTPITSSVSTIRQYPVTPQAPSSALPAQAGVGVASTVHLNPMQLMTVDRIGLQSTQISTQGIQPAPIGAQSIQPAPLGAQGLHTPAPGSTQGIQQAPVSSQQPPQMDAKASAVVLAEGSTLVASSIGNTFSASQTAATVGQTHPLSNSGSATTVVSSPRPSILRKKPTSEGPTVRKNLILSQSSESTSPRVDSIVRSASGSPRPAGVKPKADIHGALTTASESEPSQAQELQPSASQAVSTLLTTAVPVAVLPALPSATAVNPPTPVSTANVDLPAEPLASSTVSCAIRTFPSDINVKQETEPVTALLPVTSVTPTASTVFNPSGGSLCAATGDAIQGASPRKKPRKQQHVISTEESEMMEADSTDEEKAPVKPLCSRAEKRKSPPKEYYDEEGVRYVPVRPRPPVTLLRHYRNPWKAAYHHFQRYGDVRVKEEKKGTLQDMANQRGVVCRAQGWKIHLCAAQLLQLRSLEHDVYSRLTSLQEGLIPKKRAGADDDLHNISELIQGNMQRCKLVMDQVSEARDIMMKVLDHKERVIKLLNKNDGDKNTSKQKRKERT
- the LOC108937142 gene encoding histone deacetylase complex subunit SAP130-like isoform X4 → MSGQQFPRTGGLSPGQTKLPADNTAQVPGPQPSTAGTNEGSCDSDRSPQDPVALSGAGSVQVREEKQDAVVVRPYPQVQAQAHGQPLSVSQHLPLQPGSPIAVSSTSAHISQGVPLTLTETSVKFPSASKIPMASRLIAPAPASSQGLLTVSPKVPGHVTVESNVPSAPAIPVAAVCGQQGHHLMAANVQIIRSSTPALQMGSTTPPPHTFPSHLPRGAAAAAVMSSSKGPTVLRPASGPSTGANQPAVQHILHQPLQCRPANTTTSPTVLPTVVGPVSATRAPSPVITTAATHSLESVHGRSGLAVHPPPANVSVQRPPVSRDSNTRITLPSHPAVGVQKSQHSMAQKSIFSTVSPVAAATVAPILATNTAPCTSATGSVTHTQMSASTAVTMTMSSHSSHAATVTSSAIPVAKVVPQPIAHTSPRIQPDYPGERGNLIPISSHRSSPNSVTMEARSDNRQSVPVQFQYFLPTYPPSPYPLTHTYTPITSSVSTIRQYPVTPQAPSSALPAQAGVGVASTVHLNPMQLMTVDRIGLQSTQISTQGIQPAPIGAQSIQPAPLGAQGLHTPAPGSTQGIQQAPVSSQQPPQMDAKASAVVLAEGSTLVASSIGNTFSASQTAATVGQTHPLSNSGSATTVVSSPRPSILRKKPTSEGPTVRKNLILSQSSESTSPRVDSIVRSASGSPRPAGVKPKADIHGALTTASESEPSQAQELQPSASQAVSTLLTTAVPVAVLPALPSATAVNPPTPVSTANVDLPAEPLASSTVSCAIRTFPSDINVKQETEPVTALLPGDAIQGASPRKKPRKQQHVISTEESEMMEADSTDEEKAPVKPLCSRAEKRKSPPKEYYDEEGVRYVPVRPRPPVTLLRHYRNPWKAAYHHFQRYGDVRVKEEKKGTLQDMANQRGVVCRAQGWKIHLCAAQLLQLRSLEHDVYSRLTSLQEGLIPKKRAGADDDLHNISELIQGNMQRCKLVMDQVSEARDIMMKVLDHKERVIKLLNKNDGDKNTSKQKRKERT
- the LOC108937142 gene encoding histone deacetylase complex subunit SAP130-like isoform X3 is translated as MSGQQFPRTGGLSPGQTKLPADNTAQVPGPQPSTAGTNEGSCDSDRSPQDPVALSGAGSVQVREEKQDAVVVRPYPQVQAQAHGQPLSVSQHLPLQPGSPIAVSSTSAHISQGVPLTLTETSVKFPSASKIPMASRLIAPAPASSQGLLTVSPKVPGHVTVESNVPSAPAIPVAAVCGQQGHHLMAANVQIIRSSTPALQMGSTTPPPHTFPSHLPRGAAAAAVMSSSKGPTVLRPASGPSTGANQPAVQHILHQPLQCRPANTTTSPTVLPTVVGPVSATRAPSPVITTAATHSLESVHGRSGLAVHPPPANVSVQRPPVSRDSNTRITLPSHPAVGVQKSQHSMAQKSIFSTVSPVAAATVAPILATNTAPCTSATGSVTHTQMSASTAVTMTMSSHSSHAATVTSSAIPVAKVVPQPIAHTSPRIQPDYPGERGNLIPISSHRSSPNSVTMEARSDNRQSVPVQFQYFLPTYPPSPYPLTHTYTPITSSVSTIRQYPVTPQAPSSALPAQAGVGVASTVHLNPMQLMTVDRIGLQSTQISTQGIQPAPIGAQSIQPAPLGAQGLHTPAPGSTQGIQQAPVSSQQPPQMDAKASAVVLAEGSTLVASSIGNTFSASQTAATVGQTHPLSNSGSATTVVSSPRPSILRKKPTSEGPTVRKNLILSQSSESTSPRVDSIVRSASGSPRPAGVKPKADIHGALTTASESEPSQAQELQPSASQAVSTLLTTAVPVAVLPALPSATAVNPPTPVSTANVDLPAEPLASSTVSCAIRTFPSDINVKQETEPVTALLPASTVFNPSGGSLCAATGDAIQGASPRKKPRKQQHVISTEESEMMEADSTDEEKAPVKPLCSRAEKRKSPPKEYYDEEGVRYVPVRPRPPVTLLRHYRNPWKAAYHHFQRYGDVRVKEEKKGTLQDMANQRGVVCRAQGWKIHLCAAQLLQLRSLEHDVYSRLTSLQEGLIPKKRAGADDDLHNISELIQGNMQRCKLVMDQVSEARDIMMKVLDHKERVIKLLNKNDGDKNTSKQKRKERT
- the LOC108937142 gene encoding histone deacetylase complex subunit SAP130-like isoform X2; amino-acid sequence: MSGQQFPRTGGLSPGQTKLPADNTAQVPGPQPSTGTNEGSCDSDRSPQDPVALSGAGSVQVREEKQDAVVVRPYPQVQAQAHGQPLSVSQHLPLQPGSPIAVSSTSAHISQGVPLTLTETSVKFPSASKIPMASRLIAPAPASSQGLLTVSPKVPGHVTVESNVPSAPAIPVAAVCGQQGHHLMAANVQIIRSSTPALQMGSTTPPPHTFPSHLPRGAAAAAVMSSSKGPTVLRPASGPSTGANQPAVQHILHQPLQCRPANTTTSPTVLPTVVGPVSATRAPSPVITTAATHSLESVHGRSGLAVHPPPANVSVQRPPVSRDSNTRITLPSHPAVGVQKSQHSMAQKSIFSTVSPVAAATVAPILATNTAPCTSATGSVTHTQMSASTAVTMTMSSHSSHAATVTSSAIPVAKVVPQPIAHTSPRIQPDYPGERGNLIPISSHRSSPNSVTMEARSDNRQSVPVQFQYFLPTYPPSPYPLTHTYTPITSSVSTIRQYPVTPQAPSSALPAQAGVGVASTVHLNPMQLMTVDRIGLQSTQISTQGIQPAPIGAQSIQPAPLGAQGLHTPAPGSTQGIQQAPVSSQQPPQMDAKASAVVLAEGSTLVASSIGNTFSASQTAATVGQTHPLSNSGSATTVVSSPRPSILRKKPTSEGPTVRKNLILSQSSESTSPRVDSIVRSASGSPRPAGVKPKADIHGALTTASESEPSQAQELQPSASQAVSTLLTTAVPVAVLPALPSATAVNPPTPVSTANVDLPAEPLASSTVSCAIRTFPSDINVKQETEPVTALLPVTSVTPTASTVFNPSGGSLCAATGDAIQGASPRKKPRKQQHVISTEESEMMEADSTDEEKAPVKPLCSRAEKRKSPPKEYYDEEGVRYVPVRPRPPVTLLRHYRNPWKAAYHHFQRYGDVRVKEEKKGTLQDMANQRGVVCRAQGWKIHLCAAQLLQLRSLEHDVYSRLTSLQEGLIPKKRAGADDDLHNISELIQGNMQRCKLVMDQVSEARDIMMKVLDHKERVIKLLNKNDGDKNTSKQKRKERT